The following is a genomic window from Burkholderia cepacia ATCC 25416.
CGACCTCGAGCGTCTGGCGCGCGAGCACCTGCACGAGCCGCCCGGCCTCGCGATCCTGCGCGGTCATGAAATCCGACAGGCAGACGACACCCGCGCCCTCCAGCGCGAGCTGCCGCAACGTCTCGCCGCTCGACGAACAGATGTCCGGCTCGATGCGGCACGCTTCGCCGTCCGCGCCGAGGATCGGCCACACGTTCAGCGATTCGGGCTGCGTGAAGCCGAGCAGCGTGTGCTTGCCGAGCTCCTCGACCTTGCGCGGCTGGCCGTGCGCTTCGAGATACGCAGGGCTCGCGAAGATGCGCAGCCGGCTGTTGCCGATGCGCCGGCTGTGCAGCGTCGAATCCTTCAGCCGCCCGATCCGGATCGCGACGTCGGTGCGCCGCTCCAGCAGGTCGATGATGCCCTCGTTGCTGTTCAGTTCCAGCTCGACTTTCGGGAAGCGTTCGCGATAGCCGCGCACGAGCGGCACGATCACGTGCAGCATGAACGGCGTCGCCGCGTCGACACGCAGCCGCCCCGACGGCATCTCGCGCCGCGCGAGCATCTGCTCTTCCGCCGTCTCGACCGATTCGATGATCGCGCGCGCGTCCTGCAGGAACGCGCGCCCTTCCTCGGTCAGTTCGAGCCGGCGCGTGGTCCGGCGCAGCAGGGTGGTCTTCAGCTTCTCCTCGAGCCGCGCGAGCGTGCGGCTCGTGGCCGACACGGTGAGGTCGAGCTGCTGGGCCGCCGCGGTGATCGAACCGGTGTCGACCACGGCGGCAAAGGCCTGGAGTTCGTCTAGCGTGATCTTCATTGTTGATCTGAAATCAAAACAATTTGGTTTATAGACCAGTTTTTCCGCAAAAGTAAAGTCGGCACACTGCGATCCATCCTTACTGGAACCTGGATCCCATCATGCCACTCGCCCTGCTTGCGCTGACCATCAGCGCCTTTGCCATCGGCACGACCGAGTTCGTGATCGTCGGGCTGATCCCGACGATCGGCGCCGACCTCGGCGTCAGCCTGCCGTCGGCCGGCCTGCTCGTCAGCCTCTATGCGCTGAGCGTCGCCATCGGCGCGCCGCTGCTCACCGCGCTCACCGGCCGCGTGCCGCGCAAGACGCTGCTCGCCGGGCTGATGGCGCTCTTCACCGTCGGCAACCTCGTCGCCTGGCAGGCGCCGAGCTACGAATCGCTGATCGTCGCGCGCGTGCTCACCGGCCTCGCGCACGGCGTGTTCTTCTCGGTCGGCTCGATCATCGCGACCACGCTCGTGCCGAAAGACAAGGCCGCCAGCGCGATCGCGACGATGTTCAGCGGAATGACCGTCGCATTCGTCGCCGGGATTCCGCTCGGCACCTTCATCGGCCAGCACTTCGGCTGGCGCGCGACGTTCCTGATCGTCGCGCTGTTCGGCCTCGTCGCGTTCCTCGGCGCGGTGGCGTTCGTGCCGCGCGGGCTGCCGCAGACGCCGCCGGCGCCGCTCGCCCGCCAGCTGCGCGTGCTGGCCCAGCCGCGCCTGCTGCTCGTCTATGCGATGACGGCCGTCGGCTACGGCGGCTCGCTGATCGCATTCACGTACATGGCGCCGCTGCTCGAACAGATCGCCGGCTTCACGCCGTCGCAGGTCAGCCTCGTGCTCGTCGGCTACGGCGTGTCGGTCGCGTTCGGCAACGTGTGGGGCGGCAAGCTCGCGGATGCCGTCGGCCCCGTGAAGGCGCTCAAGCGGATCTTCCTGCTGCTCGCGATCGTGCTGCTCGCGCTGACCTTCACGATCCACGTGAAATGGCTCGCGGTGCTGACGATGCTCGCATGGGGCGCGGTCGCGTTCGGCAACGTGCCGGGGCTGCAGGTGTATGTCGTCAAGCAGGCGCGCCACTTCGCGCCGGACGCCACCGACGTCGCATCGGGCTTCAACATCGCCGCCTTCAACCTCGGCGTGGCCGGCGGCTCGTCGCTCGGCGGCCTGATCGTCGCGAACGTCGGCCTCGGCCACACGCCGTGGATCGCCGCCGTCGTCACGCTCGGCGCGTTCGCGCTCACCGCGCTGAGCGGCCGTCTCGACCGCCGCCACGGGCTGCCGGAACGCACGGCCGAACCCGTCGAACTCGCCCATTGAACGTCACTTTTTGCAGGAGCCAACCAGCATGAACGCATCGACCCAACGTCCGCCGTTCGCCGGCAAGACTTTCGAAGTCCGTTACGACGGCCTCACCGCGCTCAACGCGTACGACGAGGACGGCCTCCACATGCGCTACGAGATCACCGAAGGCCCGTACGCGGGCGCGAAGGGTGAAGTCGAATACACGTGGCAGCACGTCGCCGGCGAAACCTACGCGATCTCGTGGCAGGAAGCCGACCGCGCGACGGTCGTGCATGTCGACGATTTCGCCGCCGGCACGTCGCGCTCGTTCTTCACCGCGGCGTCGCTCGATTTCTACCGCCTCGAAGGCAGCCTGCGCGCGGTCTGAACGGAGCCCGACCATGTCCACTTCACTCGAGAAACTCGCCGACGGCGGCTTCAGCGTCGGCATCGAACTGCCGCTCGACAACGACTGGTCGCCGGCCGGCGACGCGAAGCGCCAGCAACAGGGCCGCCGCCCCGGCGTGCCCGACCTGGCGATCCACGCGGAGCTTGCGCAGCTGGCCGACACGCTCGGCTTCCGCGCGCTCTGGGTGCGCGACGTGCCGGTGTACGACCCGTCGTTCGGCGACGCCGCGCAGGTGTTCGAAACGTTCTCGTATCTCGGCTACCTCGCCGGCATCACGAACGACATCCTGCTCGGCACGGCGGCCGTCGTGCTGCCGCTGCGCGAGCCGCTGCTGACGCTGAAATCGGCCGCGACGATCCAGGAACTGAGCGGCGGCCGCCTGATGCTCGGCGTCGCGAGCGGCGACCGGCCGGTCGAATATCCGTTGTTCGGCCGCGACTTCGCGTCGCGCGGCGCGAATTTCCGCGACCAGGTCGCGCTGCTGCGCGACGGCGCACGCGGGCACCTGCCGCCGGGCCTCGAGGTACTGCCGGCCGCGCGCTCGCCGGTGCCGCTGCTCGTCGCGGGTCTCGCCCAGCAGACGCCCGCGTGGATCGGCGAACACATGGACGGCTGCCTCGCGTATCCGGGCACGCCGGCCGACCATGCGCAGCGCGCCGCGAACTGGCGCGCGGTGGCCGGCGACAAGCCCTACGTGAGCTTCATCCACCTCGACCTCGCGGAAGATCCGCACGAGCCGCTGCAGCGCCACCGCTTCGGCGCCCGCGCCGGACGCATCGCGCTGACGGAAGAACTCGCGGCGATGCGCGACGCGGGCGTACGGCACATCGGCCTGCATTTCCGCCGCAACCGCCGCCCGCTCGACGAGACGATGGCCGAGATCGCGTCGGACGTGCTGCCGGCATTCCACGCGAAGACGAGGGCAAACGCGCAGACACGCGCCGCATAAGGCCGGCAACGGCCTCGAGCGAGCCCGCCGCACGACCGATATTTGAATTCAAATCAAATATTTTTGACCTCTAAAGGCGTTTATCTCATCAGTCTCAAGCGCCAGAATGACTTCCATACCGCAACCGTTCCACCCCTTTCAGGAGCACTTGATGAGCAACATTCCCGCATTCGGCCTCGGTACGTTCCGCCTGCAAGGCCAGGTGGTCGTCGACTCGGTGCGCAACGGCCTCGAAGTCGGGTACCGCGCGATCGACACCGCGCAGATCTACGGCAACGAAGCCGAAGTCGGCGAAGCGATCGCCGCATCGAGCGTGCGCCGCGAAGACCTGTTCCTCACGACGAAGATCTGGGTCGACAACTACGCACCGGAAAAGCTGGTCGCGAGCCTCGAGGAAAGCCTGCGCAAGCTGCGCACCGACTATGTCGACCTGACGCTGATCCACTGGCCGGCCCCGGGCAACGGCGTGTCGATCGAGGCGTTCATGACCGCGCTGGCCGACGCGAAGTCGAAAGGCCTCACGCGCCAGATCGGCATCTCGAACTTCAACATCGAACTGACGAAGGAAGCGATCGCGGCCGTCGGCAAGGATGCGATCGCGACGAACCAGATCGAACTGAGCCCGTACCTGCAGAACCGCAAGCTCGTCGAGTTCCTGAATGCCGAAGGCATCCACGTGACGTCGTACATGACGCTCGCGTACGGCAAGGTGCTCGGCGACCCGGTGATCGGCGCGATCGCACAGCGTCACGACGCGACGCCGGCACAGGTCGCACTCGCGTGGGCGCTGCAGCTCGGCTACTCGGTGATTCCGTCGTCGACGAAGCGCGAGAACCTCGCGAGCAACCTGCTCGCGCAGACGCTGCGCCTGACCGACGAAGACATGGCGCAGATCGCCGCGCTGGAGCGCAACGGCCGCGAAGTCGACCCGGCCGGCCTCG
Proteins encoded in this region:
- the dkgB gene encoding 2,5-didehydrogluconate reductase DkgB; amino-acid sequence: MSNIPAFGLGTFRLQGQVVVDSVRNGLEVGYRAIDTAQIYGNEAEVGEAIAASSVRREDLFLTTKIWVDNYAPEKLVASLEESLRKLRTDYVDLTLIHWPAPGNGVSIEAFMTALADAKSKGLTRQIGISNFNIELTKEAIAAVGKDAIATNQIELSPYLQNRKLVEFLNAEGIHVTSYMTLAYGKVLGDPVIGAIAQRHDATPAQVALAWALQLGYSVIPSSTKRENLASNLLAQTLRLTDEDMAQIAALERNGREVDPAGLAPKWD
- a CDS encoding MoaF-related domain-containing protein, with translation MNASTQRPPFAGKTFEVRYDGLTALNAYDEDGLHMRYEITEGPYAGAKGEVEYTWQHVAGETYAISWQEADRATVVHVDDFAAGTSRSFFTAASLDFYRLEGSLRAV
- a CDS encoding LLM class oxidoreductase — translated: MSTSLEKLADGGFSVGIELPLDNDWSPAGDAKRQQQGRRPGVPDLAIHAELAQLADTLGFRALWVRDVPVYDPSFGDAAQVFETFSYLGYLAGITNDILLGTAAVVLPLREPLLTLKSAATIQELSGGRLMLGVASGDRPVEYPLFGRDFASRGANFRDQVALLRDGARGHLPPGLEVLPAARSPVPLLVAGLAQQTPAWIGEHMDGCLAYPGTPADHAQRAANWRAVAGDKPYVSFIHLDLAEDPHEPLQRHRFGARAGRIALTEELAAMRDAGVRHIGLHFRRNRRPLDETMAEIASDVLPAFHAKTRANAQTRAA
- a CDS encoding LysR family transcriptional regulator, producing the protein MKITLDELQAFAAVVDTGSITAAAQQLDLTVSATSRTLARLEEKLKTTLLRRTTRRLELTEEGRAFLQDARAIIESVETAEEQMLARREMPSGRLRVDAATPFMLHVIVPLVRGYRERFPKVELELNSNEGIIDLLERRTDVAIRIGRLKDSTLHSRRIGNSRLRIFASPAYLEAHGQPRKVEELGKHTLLGFTQPESLNVWPILGADGEACRIEPDICSSSGETLRQLALEGAGVVCLSDFMTAQDREAGRLVQVLARQTLEVEQPINAVYYRNTAISSRIASFVDYMIEVLGGGSGGSDAPARRKAAWMGTV
- a CDS encoding MFS transporter produces the protein MPLALLALTISAFAIGTTEFVIVGLIPTIGADLGVSLPSAGLLVSLYALSVAIGAPLLTALTGRVPRKTLLAGLMALFTVGNLVAWQAPSYESLIVARVLTGLAHGVFFSVGSIIATTLVPKDKAASAIATMFSGMTVAFVAGIPLGTFIGQHFGWRATFLIVALFGLVAFLGAVAFVPRGLPQTPPAPLARQLRVLAQPRLLLVYAMTAVGYGGSLIAFTYMAPLLEQIAGFTPSQVSLVLVGYGVSVAFGNVWGGKLADAVGPVKALKRIFLLLAIVLLALTFTIHVKWLAVLTMLAWGAVAFGNVPGLQVYVVKQARHFAPDATDVASGFNIAAFNLGVAGGSSLGGLIVANVGLGHTPWIAAVVTLGAFALTALSGRLDRRHGLPERTAEPVELAH